The following proteins are encoded in a genomic region of Nicotiana sylvestris chromosome 4, ASM39365v2, whole genome shotgun sequence:
- the LOC138889284 gene encoding uncharacterized protein, giving the protein MPEAESSDVVIIGTISVCSRDASVLFDPGSTYSYMSSYFASHLVVSRDSLSVHVYVSTPIGDSIIVDHVYHSCVVTIGSLETSVDLLFLNMVNFDVILGIDWLSPYHAILDYYAKMVTLALPGLARLDWRGTPSDSTSRVIFYVKARHMVEKGCLAYLAYVRNSSTEVPSMDLYQLFVSFQGCFL; this is encoded by the coding sequence ATGCCTGAGGCTGAATCATCTGACGTTGTTATCATAGGTACTATttcagtttgtagtagagatgcttcagttctatttgatccgggttctacttattcctacatgtcatcctattttgcttcacatTTGGTTGtgtctcgtgattctttgagtgttcATGTGTATGTCTCCACACCTAtaggagattctattattgtagatcacgTTTATCATTCTTGTGTGGTTACCATTGGAAGTCTTGAGACCAGCGTAGATCTTTTATTTCTCAATATGGTAaactttgatgttatcttgggtatcgattggctgtcaccttatcatgctatattggattattacgccaagatggtgaccttagccttgccagggtTGGCTCGATTAGattggagagggactcctagcgattctaccagtagggttatcttttatgtgaaggctcgacatatggtcgagaaagggtgtctagcttatttggcttatgtccgcaATTCTAGtacggaggttccttccatggatttgtaccagttgttcgtgagtttccaggggtgtttcctgtag